One Marmota flaviventris isolate mMarFla1 chromosome 17, mMarFla1.hap1, whole genome shotgun sequence genomic window, CTGTCCATCGTCCCCTTGTCCGCTGTTCTTCACTCCCTTCATCCAGGAACCCTCACTCTCCACACCCACCTCCCAGCACAGCCAGATCTCTCCACTGAGGAGGCCAACTGTGTTGTGGCACCCCGAGCCTGGACCTGTTCTCAGGGAATGGCACATGGTAGAGGGTGGATGGGAAGTCAACTTTGAACAGAGTTTGCTGACTCCTTAGCATGAGGATGTCCCTAGAAATATAGCATTGGTGGGACCAAGGACACAGAGCAGCCTAGGGGCAGTGTCACTGATTCTGATCTTTCATGGGCTCcttgggaggggaagaggaaaataGAGGAAGAGACGCAGAGGAAGCAACTGGGAGGAGGGGCCATGTTGTTACCAGGCCAAGGTGACCAGAGCCAAAAGCCCTTCCACCTCTAGGTGAGATCGCATTTTTCGGGGGCATGACCATCGTCTACAAGAGCAGCATTGACCTCTTCCTGTATGTGGTGGGCTCATCCCATGAGAACGAGGTGAGTTCAGGAAGTTGGGGTGACAAGGTCTGGCTTGGAGTCTTGGGTGGAGGTGGGTTCTGGAGGCTCACCATTGGTATCCCTCCTCTAGGTCTTGAGGTAGGGAGGGGCAGCCAAAATGGTTCTTTCTGAGATGATATGTATCTATAATGCCCCTTGGGTTCCTTAGGAACCAGAAATGAAGTCATCAAACCCTCTGCAGGGATCCATTGATTCTTTCTTAACTAGAGAAGCAGATATTCAGTGTCCCCCAGTCCAGACCCAGGGAAGTTGCCTCTCAGGTCAAACTACAGTCAGCCTCTAGCCGAGTACTGGCAGACAAGGGAGGGTTGCCCACTGCGGCCTACATGGTGGGCTCGGAGGTCTCCTTTGAGACTCTGGGCTCAGctgtcttcttttcctcctcccacaTCTGCCTTCCCTCAGCTGATGCTCATGTCTGTTCTCACCTGCCTGTTTGAGTCTCTGAGCCACATGTTAAGGTGAGTGAGATTCTCTGCCCTCCAGGATCCCAGCCCCTAGGCCTTGGTTGTCCCAGAGACAGGgtccttcctctctgctttcctccTGAAATCCCTGCAAGCCCAGGACTAGAACCAGAGCATCTTTCACCAAGGCCCCTGACTTTTACCTGACCACTGTGGTGCCACCCAGAGCAGAGCCACATGCAGGGTATAGTCCACAATTGAGTCTccacatgctaagtgagtgccTGAGGTCATGAGTGTTAATATCATAACAGAGATCCAAACTCAGAGTTTTTGTCTTGAAGCTCCAGGTGGTTTTCCCAGCACCTCTATTCTGTTATCTGATCTCTGTCCCAGCGAGTGTGACCTGGGTAAACCAAACTaggataactgaaaaataaacaagcacAGGTGACACAAATTAACCACAGTAGTGTGGGAGCACCTAAACCAGCTATGAAATGCATTGGGGCTCCCATGGTGGGCATGTGGATATCAGTGCCCAAAGTGATGGAGGTTGGGCAAGGTGGGGCTTCAGGAAGCAGACCTACCCTGTGCTCAAGAATCCttcacacaggggctggggttgtggctcagtagtagagagagcacttgactggcatgtgtgaggccctaggttcaatcctctgcaccacataaattgaataaataaaggtattgtgtccatctacaactaaaaagtatattaaaaaaaaaaaaaaaagaatcctttgcACAGGCTCTGCCCTCAGAGCCCTTAACATTCTCCTTCTTGTCCTTATTGGGGAGAGGGGTGGTCATTGAGGCAgtctttagagagagagagggtctgCCTTGCCTAGACAGAGACTCAGTTCCTGGTTCCTGCTGGCCTTGGGGAAGCTCAGGAGCTTGTGTCTACCCTCAGGAAGAATGTGGAGAAGCGCTGGTTGCTGGAGAACATGGATGGAGCCTTCTTGGTGCTGGATGAGATTGTGGATGGCGGGTGAGGAAGGgctggagagaagagggaagggctggggatactcACAGCAAGAGGGTCTTTGTGGGCCATCAGTCAAGATTGCTCACAGTACATTGTCAGGCTCTCTGGCCAACTCTCACTTGCTTCCCCCAATATATGCCCAGTGATTCCACGCACCCAACCTTTCCCCTTAATCCCACCTCACTCCTAAGGATGGAGGTTGAAGTCAGTGTTAGCCAAAGTCAAGCCAAATAAGAAAGTTACCtagctgaggctgtagctcaatggtagagcacttgccgccTAGCATGTGCATGGTTCTgtattccatccccagcactgaacaccaaaaaaaaaaaaaaaaaaaagaaggtgatgCTTGCCAGAaatcccaggaatttgggaggctgaggcaggagggtcacaggttcaagaccagcctcagcaaattaatgaggtcctaggcaacttagtaaggccctgtctcaaaataaataaaaagggctgggggtgtaactaaaaaaaaaaaaaaaagagagagagaatcctgATATCAACCTATGGCAGATGGTTAATAGGCAGGGTTTAGGGAAATCCATTTTGATCTCCAGGGTCCAGAAGAAGCATAGACATTTGTTTCTCTGGAAGGATTTCAGATGGTCTACTAGACCCCATCCATTCCCCTTTCAGAGTTCCATTCCAACACAACTAGATGCATGACCTGGGCCAGTTACTCATTCTTACTGAGCCTTACTTTCCCTGTCTTTAAAATGGGATGGTGAGGAAACTAAGGCCATAGATTTATAGGGACCAAAGAAGATGATGCACACGAAGCTCATTTGGTAAGTGCTGTCTCCTGTTGCTGTGCCAATGAGCCCAGGAACCCCTATGAGAAAAGTTAGTTAGGGGCTTTCCCCTAATGGGAAGAGGGGACCATAATCAGGGAGAAAAAGAAGTTCTGACTCTAGGGCAAAGGATAacagaaaattcttaaaacaaacaGTCCCAGAGATTATGCTCTTCCCAAGGCACAGTCCCACCCTTCGTGGGGGCAGGGGCTATAGTTCCTGGAAATGCCTCCCTCCCCCTGTGACTATTGCCTGCCTGCTATACTGCTCCACCTTGTGCTGATTGCTGGGACCTAAATGTAACTGGAGGTAGACTAGGTTTTGTGTATAGATTGTGGCCTGAGTATAAGCTCCTTAAGTTTCCCAGGATCTGCCACTGCCAAGCTCACCTTCCTGTCAGGGAAAACCAGGAAGCACCTACCAGGGAGGTGGCCCCTGAGCGAATGCTCTGCCTTTATGGATTCCAACACCTCTGGCTAGAGATCCTGGGCCCAGAGGGAGCCTGGGAAGAGGCTTCTGGGAAATGTTTATTTCCATTGGTttggtaaaaaagaaaaccaaacttcTGCCCTGGAGGAGCTTTACCAGGTAAGAAGGAATACTCAGTGGCTGCATCTCTGTACCACCACAGTGGCGAGCCCTCTTACCCCATGCACCCTGCACACTACCACAAACAGTTCCATAGCACCTCCAGTGCCTCATGAGTGTCCGTCCCTTGGCTGAGGAAAGCCTTAAGATTTAGATCTATCAGAAGAAAGGGTAGATTCTGATTTTTAGATTCCATTTCTCTCATGTCCAGCATGACCCATGGCATGAAATAATAGTGAGATAAGAGAGGAATCTCCCCCAAGGGCCTCCCTTTCTTCACTGTAGCTCAGTCTTTCCACAGGGAATTCATCCCTAGACCCAGGTAGTGAAGTAAACTTTGAAGAGCTCTGAGTTTGTGAgtccttgcctttttttttttttttttttttttttttgtactggggattgaacccaggagcactttaccaatgagccaccacatctccaaccctttttgttttttatttagagacaaagtatcgctaagttgcttagggcctggctaagttgctgaggctggcttagaacttgcaatttcctcctgcctcagcctcccaagcagctgggatgacaggtgtgtgccaccatgcctgataaCGCCTGATCATTCTAAATTGGACTGCCCCACTTCACAGTTATTGCCTAGTGATGACCAAGGGTATGAACCACAGATGTGAAGAGTAGATGAGGCAGAGCTGAGGGCCTTCTGTGTCGAGGGAGAGGTGTGACTTGAGGATCATCCGTGGGAAGGAGCCCTGGAGGGGAGATTCTATAGGTGGAAGAGAGGGAAGCTGCTTGTCtgggagaggaggcagaggaaagaaTCACATCTCCAATCCCCCGCACCCCTGGTTTTTCTCTCATCTTGCAGTGTGATTCTGGAAAGTGACCCTCAGCAAGTGATCCAGAAAGTGAATTTTAGGGTAAGTCTTCCCTCACCCCTCCTCACTCCCATCTCCTCCAGGTTGCCCTTCCTGTCCTCCCACTTCCCATCTTCCCTGGGCATGGGTCTGCCAGGGCCCAGGTAGTGGAAGCCAGAGTTCCTCTGGCGGAGGCCATCCCCTGAGCCATTGCATTTGCTAGGGtcagggtgggtgggtggcagCTTGTTGTTAAGACAAATCATCTTGTCCTCTCCAAAACAGGATCACAATCACCGCCCCACCCTCTCTCCTGGGAAGTATAGGCAGGGAAATATGTGAATCCTCAAAAGGATACCTGGTGGCTACCTTGGCCTTGAGATTGACTTGGGGGAGTGGACAGAATCTCCTTGCCTATTCTGACTTTCTTGTATCTTGAAGAAACCTTGCCTTCCATCTTCATTCCCCTTCACTCCCTCACCCTCCATGCACCACAGAAAGATCCCAGGGGTCTTGACTTCCAAATGACAGGCTGCAGGACTTCTGCTAACTAGAGATACAGGTGCAGTTCTGGACCACACTCACCACTGCTCTCTCAATCCCCAAGTCCCTCTCCTTCACCTCTCTGTCCCAACAACCTCACCATGGCCTAACCCCACCCTTTGATTCTGCTTCCCTGCAGGCAGATGACAGCAGCCTAACTGAACAGAGTGTGACCCAGGTAGGCCCCTGCATCTGCCTTTAATAGAAATGTGctaaaagagagaaggagaactgAGGAACCCAGGGGATGCTATCAAGGCCAAGAGATCAGGGGTGCAGAAAGGAAGGGATTAGGCCATGATGGGCTATCTCTTAGAATCAGTGGAGGCTTCCAGGTCTCTGGGGTGGGAGAATTGCATATAAGGGATGAAGGGACACTTTGCCATCTGCTCACTTGTCTGCTGGCCTGGTTCAATTGGATCAAACTTGAAATGAACTGCCTACCTTGGTGATGGCTGGGTCACTTGTCTCTCAAAGCAATGTGCGAGCTCAAGCCCCAATGCTCCCCCAACTTGGAAAAAGGATACCAACTAGGAGTTTACCTCCAAACCCCACCCTCATCATTTAGGATCCTCACTGGGATTGTTaagggttgtttgtttgtttgggttttgttttttgtttgtcatgttgaggactgaacccagggtcttgcacatgctaggtaagtgctctaacaCTCAGTTACATTACCACCCTTCCTACCcctcccagttctttttaaaaatcttatttttttggaCAGGATTTTGCTATATTATCAAGGCTGTCCTTggacttttgatcctcttgcctcagccttatgagtagctgggattacagaagtggaCCACTATATCTGtccagctccttttttttttttttttttttgagatgggctGTCCCTATGTTGTcacaggctggtcttaaactcttGGGTTCAAGCAATtcttcttcctcagtctcctggaGCACATGGGCTATAGttatgtgctactgcacccagctttgttgaagagctcttttttttttttttttggtagcagggattaaacccaagggtgctta contains:
- the Copz2 gene encoding coatomer subunit zeta-2 isoform X2 encodes the protein MQRPEAWPRPHPGEGAAAAQAGGPTPPAGAGEPSGLRLQEPSLYTIKAVFILDNDGRRLLAKYYDDTFPSMKEQMVFEKNVFNKTSKTESEIAFFGGMTIVYKSSIDLFLYVVGSSHENELMLMSVLTCLFESLSHMLRKNVEKRWLLENMDGAFLVLDEIVDGGVILESDPQQVIQKVNFRADDSSLTEQSVTQVLQSAKEQIKWSLLK
- the Copz2 gene encoding coatomer subunit zeta-2 isoform X1, coding for MQRPEAWPRPHPGEGAAAAQAGGPTPPAGAGEPSGLRLQEPSLYTIKAVFILDNDGRRLLAKYYDDTFPSMKEQMVFEKNVFNKTSKTETLPPLGEIAFFGGMTIVYKSSIDLFLYVVGSSHENELMLMSVLTCLFESLSHMLRKNVEKRWLLENMDGAFLVLDEIVDGGVILESDPQQVIQKVNFRADDSSLTEQSVTQVLQSAKEQIKWSLLK